The genome window GAGCGCGCCTTCGTTGATGGCGGCATTGTCGATCCCCGCCTCGGCAAGCGCCGCTTGCGCCTCCGTCACGTAGGCCGGCACCGGCTCCACCGCGACGACGGCCTGCGAGAGCCTCGCGAGGATCGCGCTCGAATATCCCATACCGGGACCGATATCGAGCACGAGATCCTCGGGCGTCACGTCGAGCGCATCGCAGAGCTTTGCAAGCGTGCGCGGATCGAGGATCACGCGCCGACTGTCGAGCGGCAGATGCTCACCGCTATAGGCCGCCTCGCGCAGGGCCTGAGGAACGAACAGCTCGCGTGGAACGTCGAGCATCGCGTCGATGATCGGAAATTCCGTGACGTCGGAAGGTCGCACCTGCGTGTCGACCATCATGATGCGGCGTCTGGTATAATCGGCCATCGGCTAAACTCGTCCGTTCATTTCTTGCCTTCCCCGGAAGTGCCACAGGTGCGGCCCGCTGGCAACGCCGATATGCCGGCTCATCTCGCGGGCAGCAGAAGCGAGGCATCTCCGTAGCTGAAGAAGCGGTAATTCGCCGCGATCGCATGGGCATAGATCTGACGGATCTCCTCCAGCCCGAGGAAGGCCGAGACGAGCATCATCAGCGTGGATCTGGGCAGGTGGAAATTCGTCATGAGCCCGTCGGCGATGCGGAATTCGAAGCCCGGCCGGATGAATATGTCTGTATCGCCGCTCCATGCCGCGATCTCGCCCGGCGCGGTCGCGGCCGTCTCTATGAGCCGCAGGGCGGTGGTGCCGACGGCGACGATCCGGCCGCCGGCCGCCCGCGTGGCCATGATCTCGGCCGCCGCAGCCTCGCTCACCTCGCCCCATTCGGCATGCATCCGATGCTGCGACACGTCGTCCACCTTCACGGGCAGGAAGGTTCCCGCGCCGACGTGGAGCGTCACGTGGGTGAGGTCCACACCGCGGGCGGCGAGCGCAGCCATGAGTTCGGCATCGAAATGAAGCGACGCGGTCGGCGCCGCGACGGCCCCTTTTCGCGCAGCCCAGATCGTCTGGTAATCCTCTCGGTCCTGCGCATCGGCGGCGCGTTTGGCCGCGATATAGGGTGGCAGCGGCATGGCACCGGCTTCGGCGAGCGCGGCATCGAAATCGTCGCCCGTGACGTTGAACCGAAGATTGGCCGTACCCTCCTGCCGACCTTCGACTTCGGCGGAAAGCGCGTCGGAGAAGACGATCGTCTCCCCGTTCCGCACCTTCCTCAGGGGCTTCAGCAAGGCGGACCATGTCCCGTCCGCCTGCGGCTCGAGCAGCGTCGCCTCGATCCGGGCCTCCGACGGTCCCGCGTCACCGATGCGTCGGCGCAGCCCCGAAAGCCGGGCGGGGATCACCCTCGTGTCGTTGAGGATCAGCCTGTCGCCGGGCCTAAGCCAATCGGGCAGGTCGAAAACGTGGGCATCGATGATGGAGGAGCCTTCTGCCACCAGCATCCTTGCCGACGAGCGTGGTCGCGCAGGCCTGACCGCAATCCGGTCATCTGGCAGGTCGAAGTCGAAATCCGAAAGTCGCATCGTCAGTTCTCCGCACGTGTGGGTGCCGGACGGCGAAAGATATCGCGAAACATTCCCGGCGTCAGGATCGAGAGCGGATTGACCCCGACCTGTGGATCGGAGACGGCTCCCCGCAATGTGAAGTTCACGCCGAACAGCCCCTCTCCCGGTCGGGTGAGCCCGGCACCCACGCGGTTCAGCACATAGATTGGCGAGACGACGCCCTGCATGTCCATCCTCTTGGTTTCCGGGTCGAAGAGGCCATCCATCGACAGGCCCAGCGCGTTGCCGACCGCCGAGGAGCGGTAAAGCGTGATCCGCCCCGGGCTCAAGCGGAAATCGGCCGTCACCTCGTCGAAGGGAATGCCCTGACCGCGCAGTTGCTCGACAAGACCCACGCCCGATATCGCGCTCAGAAGCTT of Palleronia sp. LCG004 contains these proteins:
- a CDS encoding protein-L-isoaspartate O-methyltransferase, which produces MADYTRRRIMMVDTQVRPSDVTEFPIIDAMLDVPRELFVPQALREAAYSGEHLPLDSRRVILDPRTLAKLCDALDVTPEDLVLDIGPGMGYSSAILARLSQAVVAVEPVPAYVTEAQAALAEAGIDNAAINEGALNEGAPEYAPFDVIVIQGGIEVLPDTIVDQLAENGRICCIFMERELGTARIGRKVDGRIHWRYAFNASAPVLPGYERTREFTL
- the queA gene encoding tRNA preQ1(34) S-adenosylmethionine ribosyltransferase-isomerase QueA, with the protein product MRLSDFDFDLPDDRIAVRPARPRSSARMLVAEGSSIIDAHVFDLPDWLRPGDRLILNDTRVIPARLSGLRRRIGDAGPSEARIEATLLEPQADGTWSALLKPLRKVRNGETIVFSDALSAEVEGRQEGTANLRFNVTGDDFDAALAEAGAMPLPPYIAAKRAADAQDREDYQTIWAARKGAVAAPTASLHFDAELMAALAARGVDLTHVTLHVGAGTFLPVKVDDVSQHRMHAEWGEVSEAAAAEIMATRAAGGRIVAVGTTALRLIETAATAPGEIAAWSGDTDIFIRPGFEFRIADGLMTNFHLPRSTLMMLVSAFLGLEEIRQIYAHAIAANYRFFSYGDASLLLPAR